The DNA region GTGGCGCATGTCGGAGGCGAAGACCTGCACGACGGCGTCCGCGTCACCGGTCACGGTCGACGCGGACACCACCTCCGGATACCGCTCCAACCCTCGCCGGATGTCCTCCGGCGAGGTGTTGTGGCGGCAGTAGATCTCGACGAACCCCTCGGTCTCCCAGCCGAGCGCCGCCGGGTCCACCCGTACGGTGAAGCCGGTGATCGCGCCCTCGGCCCGGAGCCGGTCCACGCGCCGCTTCACGGCGGGCGCGGAGAGTCCGACGAGCGAGCCGATGTCGGCGTAGCTGCGGCGGGCGTCCTCCGCGAGGGCGTGGACGATGCGTTCGTCGAGGTCGTTGAGTCGCACTACGGGTGGATCACTTCTCTGCGGGGGCCTCTGCCAGGGCCGGAGCCGTGGCCAGTCGGGAACGGCGAATGCCGTACAGGAAGTAGAACACGAGTCCCGCGGCCATCCAGCAACCGAAGACCACCCAGGTCACGGTGTCGAGGCTGAACATGTTGTACGCGCAGAAGATGAAGCCGAGCACCGGGAAGACCGGGCCGAGCATGACCTTGAAGGTGCGCGGCATGTCGGGGCGGGTGTAGCGGAGCACGATCACCGCGATGTTGACCAGGCCGAAGGCGAAGAGGGTGCCGATGCTGGTGGCGTCGACGAGCTTGCCCAGCGGGATGACCGAGGCGAGGGCGGCGCAGAACAGCGAGACGATCACGGTGTTGACGCGCGGGGTGCCGGTCTTGGCGCTGACCTTGCCGAAGACCTTCGGCACCAGGCCGTCGCGGGACATCGCGAAGAGCACGCGGGTCTGGCCGTAAAGGACGGTCAGGACGACGCTGGCGATGGAGATGACGGCGCCGGCGGCGAGCAGGGTGCCCCAGAAGGTCTGGCCGGTGACGTCGTTCATGATCGCGGCCAGGGTGGCCTCGGAGCCCTCGAAGTCCTTCCAGTGCCAGGCGCCGACCGCGACGGCGGCGACGAGCACGTAGAGGACGGTGACGATGAGCAGCGAGAGCATGATCGCCCGCGGCAGGTCGCGCTTGGGGTTCTTGGCCTCCTCGCCGGCCGTGGAGGCGGCGTCGAAGCCGATGTACGAGAAGAAGAGGCTGGCGCTGGCGGCGCCGACGCCCGCGACGCCGAGCGGCATGAAGTCCTTGTAGTTGCCGGACTTGAAGCCCACGAAGCCGATGGCGCAGAAGAGCGCGAGCGCGGCGATCTTCACGACGACCATGATCGTGTTGACCACGGCGGACTCACGGGCGCCGCCGAGCAGGAACACCATGGCGAGCAGCACGACGATCAGGCCGGGCAGGTTGATGATGCCGCCCTCGCCCGGGGCGGAGGACAGCACGTCGGGGATGGTGACGCCGATCGTGCCGTCGAGCAGCTCGTTGAGGTACTCGCCCCAGCCGACCGCCACCGCGGCCACGGAGACGCCGTACTCCAGGACCAGACACCAGCCGCAGACCCAGGCGACGAGTTCGCCCATCGTTGCGTACGCGTACGAGTACGAGGAGCCCGCGACCGGTATGGAGCCGGCCAGCTCGGCGTACGAGAGGGCCGAGAAGAGCGCGGTGAGACCGGCGATCACGAAGGACAGCGTGACGGCGGGGCCGGCCTTCGGGACCGCGGAGCCGAGCACCACGAAGATGCCGGTGCCGAGCGTCGCACCGATGCTGATCATGGTCAGCTGCCACATGCCGAGGGTGCGGCGGAGCGTGCCGCCCTCGCCCTGGCCACCCTCGGCGACCAGGCTTTCTACCGGCTTGAGGCGGGTCAGGGCGGAGAGCCCGGAGGTCTTGCGGGCGGTGGGGACGGTCGTGTCCTCGACCGGTGGGGCTGCGCCGTGGTCCAGCACTGCGGGGGCTCCTTATCGCTGCCTGTCGACGAGCGGGGACCGCGGCGGTGCGTGGGCATGGAAAAGCAGGCCCACGGGGGAAGGGGAACCGCCGAGCAGGCGGTCGCCGCCACTCCTGGTACGGGGCACGAGCCTAAGGGGTGAAGCTTCGCACTCGTAATGCAGGGTTGTTGCGCACTGACGGATGATCATTGCGCACTTGCCGCACAGACGGGGAAACATTGCGCTCCCCCGCAAAAAACGACACATCGGGGGCAATGCGCGGCCTCCCGTGACCCTTGACTCCTCAGGGCGTTTGACCCACGCTGCACCCGCCCGAACGGAGGTCATCGGTGAGCTGGCTGGATCCCGCGCCCTTCCTGCGCGGCACCGCGTGGCGGGACGGCGACCGCCCGGTCCGGGCCGACCCGGCCGACCTGGAGCGGCTGCCCCGGGACATCGCCCAGCGGGCCGCGCTGCCGATCGGGGTGCGGCTCGAGTTCACGGCGGCGCCGGGCACGCGGGCGGTGCTGCTGCGCTACCGCGCGGCGCTCCCGGCGCCCGGGGACGCGCTGCGGGCGCTGCGGCACGGCTTCGCGCTCTGGCAGGGCGCCCGGTGTCTGGCGGAGGTGTTCGCCGAGCCGGCCGAGGAGGGCACCGTACGCATCCGACTCCCGCCCGGTGGCGGTGAGTTCACGGTGCACCTGCCGGAGGGCCAGGCGCCCGTCGTGTGCGCTCTGCGGGCCGCCGGCGGCGGCCTGGCGCCCGCCCCGCGCCGTCCGCGCTGGCTGGTGCACGGGGACTCGATCACCGAGGGCTGGTGGTCGACCCGCCCGGCCCACTCGTGGCCCGCCGCGGCCGGCCGGCTGCTCGGCCTCGACCCGGTGAACCTCGGTTACGCGGGCGGGGCGCGCGGCGAACTCCCGCTCGCCGAGCACCTCGCCCGGCTCCCGGGCGACCTGATCACCCTCGCCTTCGGCACCAACTGCTGGGCGGCCGTGCCCTGTTCGGCGCCGCTGCTCTACGAGACCACCCGGGCGTTCGTCGCCCTGGTGCGCCGCGGCCACCCGGACACCCCGCTGCTGCTCCTCTCCCCCGTCCTCCGCCCGGCGGCCGAGCACACCGGCAACGCCCTGGGCGCCACGCTCACCGAGCTGCGGGCCGCCATGGAGGCGGCCGTACGGGACCTGGCCGCGGCGGGCGACGGGCAGCTCGCCCTGCTGCCCGGCGGCCCGCTCCTCGGCCCCGAAGACCTCGCGGACGGCCTCCACCCCAACGACCGGGGCCACGCGCGGATCGCGGCGGCGGTGGCGGGGGCGCTGCGGGAGGCGGGCTTCGCGGGCCGCCCGGCGCCCGTCAGGCGAGGCGCCTGACGAGGAAGGTGCAGGGGTCGGCGCAGTCGTGCCGGAGGCCGGCCTCGTCCGTGTACGCGTAGCGGTCGGTGTACGCCGTCACGGGCCCGTAGCCGAGCCGGGCGTACAAGGCGGCCGCCCTGGGGTTGTCGTCGCCCACGCCGAGGCCCAGGTGCGTCCGGCCCCGCTCGCGCGCCAGCTCCTCGGCGGCCCGGATCAGGGCCGTGCCGATGCCCTGGCCGCGCAGGTCCTCCCGTACGTCCAGACCGTTGAGCTCCGGGCAGCCGGCGAGCACCGCCTGCACCTCCGGCGCGGCACAGCCGTCCCAGCGGATCTGCCCGTTGCCGGCCGGCAGCCCGCCGTGCCAGGCGATCAGATACGTGCCGTGTCCGGCCTCCTGGCGGGCGAAGCGGTCGGCGTGCCGGGTGGGCGCGCCCGGGGTGGGCAGATGACGGCCGAGCAGGGGCAGGTCCTCGGCCCGGCAGGGCGTGATCTCCGTACGGTCCATGCGGCCGACCGTACGGGAACGCCGTGGGCCCCCGGGAAGGATTTCCCGGGGGCCCACGGTGCGCTCAGATCGCCGCGGCTCAGCTCCAGCTGGCGTGCAGCGGCTTGCCCTCCGCGTAACCGGCGGCGGACTGGATGCCTACGACGGCCCGCTCCTCGAACTCGGCGAGGTTGCTCGCGCCCGCGTAGGTGCAGGAGGAGCGGACACCGGCGATGATCGAGTCGATCAGGTCCTCGACGCCCGGGCGCTGCGGGTCGAGGAACATCCGCGAGGTGGAGATGCCCTCCTCGAAGAGCGCCTTGCGGGCGCGGTCGTACGAGGACTCGTCGGAGGTCCGGTTCTTGACGGCGCGGGCCGAGGCCATGCCGAAGGACTCCTTGTAGGCACGGCCCTGGGCGTCGTGCTGGAGGTCGCCCGGGGACTCGTAGGTGCCGGCGAACCAGGAGCCGATCATCACGTTGGACGCGCCGGCGGCGAGCGCCATGGCGACGTCGCGCGGGTGCCGGACGCCGCCGTCGGCCCACACGTGCTTGCCGTACTTCTTCGCCTCGGCGGCGCACTCCATGACGGCGGAGAACTGCGGGCGGCCCACGCCGGTCATCATGCGGGTGGTGCACATGGCGCCGGGGCCCACACCGACCTTGATGATGTCCGCGCCGGCCTCGATGAGGTCCTTGACGCCCTCGGCGGCGACGATGTTGCCGGCCACGATCGGGACCTGCGGGTCGAGCGCCCGGACCGTGCGGATCGCGGAGATCATCGACTCCTGGTGGCCGTGCGCGGTGTCGATGACGAGCGTGTCCACGCCCGCGTCGAGCAGCTGCTTGGCCTTGCCCGCCACGTCGCCGTTGATGCCGACGGCGGCGGCGATGCGCAGTCCGCCGTTCTTGTCGACGGCCGGGCTGTAGAGGGTCGCGCGCAGCGCGCCCTTGCGGGTGAGGATGCCGACGAGCTTGCCGTCCTCGTCGACCGCCGGGGCGTAGCGCCGGTTGGCGTTGTCGAGGACGGTGAAGGCCTCGCGCGGCTCGATGGCCGCGTCGAGCAGCAGCAGGTCCCTGGACATGACCTCGGACAGCTGGGTGAAGCGGTCCACGCCGGACAGGTCGGCGTCGGTGACGACGCCGATCGGGCGGCGCTCGTCGTCGACGACGACACCGGCGTCGTGCGCCCGCTTGGGCAGCAGGGCCAGCGCGTCGGCGACGGTCTGGTGCGGCTCCAGGACGATCGGGGTGTCGAGGACCAGGTGGCGGGACTTGACCCAGCCGATGACGTCGGTGACGACCTCGATCGGGATGTCCTGCGGGATGACGACCAGGCCGCCGCGGCGGGCGACGGTCTCGGCCATGCGGCGGCCGGCGATGGCGGTCATGTTGGCGACGACCAGCGGGATCGTCGTACCGGTTCCGTCGGGGGCGGAGAGGTCCACGGCCTGGCGGGAACCCACGGCCGAGCGGCTCGGCACCATGAACACATCGTCGTACGTGAGGTCGTACGGCGGCTTGACGTCATTGAGGAAACGCACGTGCTGACATCCCAGTCGTTCGGATCGGCCCCTAGGCATTTCAGCCAGGGGAAAAAGCACGTAGTTCATTGTCCCACGGGGGCGCGCGTACCCGCCCCGGGCTAATCGTCCGAGTCTTGCGTGGGGCTGCTTGGCCGATCCTCCAAGTGGGCGAGGTCGCCGCCCAGCGACAGGAGGACCGCGAGGCCGGCCGAGCTGGCGCGGGCCGCCGCCGAGAACACCTCCTGGGCGGTGGACCACTCCTCCGGTTCGGCCTCGGCATAAGCCTGCCAGTGCGTGACCACGATCGCCATGGGTGCGCGCATGTCGGCGAGGCAGTCGGCCAGGGCGTCCCAGTTGCGCCCGAACCACACCGGCAGCGGGAGGGCGCGGACGCAGCGGTTCATGAAGGCCGTCTTGTCGGCGACCCCGTGCAGGTCGAGCACGACGGCGTCATCGATCCTCATCCGTGGCCACCTCCCGGAAGCTCTGGTAGTGGTCGTCCGTGTAGTACGTCTCCCCCTGCCGGCCGGTGACGATGCGCCGGGCGCCGCGGTCGCGTTCGCCGGGGGTCTTCACCGTGTACTCGTGGTAGTAGCCGCGCTCGCGCCGCGGCAGGACGCGCTCGAAGTTCGAGAAGACGGCGCCGTCCTTGGCGTACGGGAAGGGGCCGCCGCTCCTGATCAGGGCGAGGGTCCTGCGCGCCTCGGCCGGCAGCTCGGACTCGGGGACGACCGGGAGGCCGGAGGAGGCGGTGGGGCGGGTGGCGGGCGCCACCGCGGTGGTACGGGAGGGGGCGCCGGCCCCGGGGCCCGCGGCGCCGCCGGAGCAGCCGGTGAGCCCCGCGAGGAGCAGCGCGAGCCCGGCCAGGACGGAGAGCCCGATCCGGGCGCAACGCGTGATCATGCCCCGATGCTGCCACCGCCCCGCCCCGGCGGCGTGCCGGTACGGGGCGGAGGGCGGCGGCGTGTCGGCCGGCGGCCGTCGGGGTCGGTCAGCGGCCGTCCGGGTCCGCGCGGTCGAGGGCCGGGCGCGGGCCGGGGGTGAATTCGCTGAGCAGGAAGTCGGCGGCCGAGCGGTCGGTCACCAGGCTGGTGACCAGGCCGGAGCGGAGCACCGCTCCGATCGCCGCCGCCTTGCGCTGGCCGCCTGCGATGGCGACCACCTCGGGAATCCGGCGCAGCCGGTCCGCCTCGACGGTGATGCAGCGCTCGCCGAGGTCCCGGCCGACCCGGCGCCCCTCGGCGTCGAAGAGGTGCGCGGACATCTCGGCGGCGACACCGAGCGAGGCGTAGTGGGCGCGCTCGGCGTCGGACAGCATGTCGTGGACGGTGGAGATGCCCGGCTCCCAGGAGCCGATGGAGACACAGGCGACGGTGACCTTGTCGAAGTACTCGAAGGCCCGCGCGATGCCGGTCTGGCTGCGCAGCGCGTTGGCGGTCGCCGCGTCGGGCAGCAGCATCGGCGCGTAGATGGGGTGCGCCTCGCCGCCGGAGACCTGGGCGGCCCGGCGGACCGCCTCGACCGAGCCGCGCTCGGCCGTGCCCGCGTCGTACACACCGGTGAGCTGGACGACGGTACAGGGCGGCAGCCGGTCGAGGGCGGCCGCCATGTGGATGGTGGACCGGCCCCAGGCCAGGCCCAGGACGTCGCCCTCGGTGACCAGCTCGCCGAGCAGGTCGGCCGCGACCTCGCCGAGGTTCTCGGGGTCGGGCGACTCGTCCTCGCCCTCCGCCGGCGACTCGACGACCACGGCGTGCCGCAGCCCGTAGCGGGCGCGCAGCGCGTCGGAGCGCTCGGCGTCCAGCTCGGCCGGCACACGGATCTCGATGCGCACGAGGTCGCGCTCCAGGGCGGTCTCCAGGACCCGGGCCACCTTGAAGCGGCTCACGCCGAACTCCTCGGCGATCTGGATCTTGGACTTGCCCTCGAGGTAGAAGCGGCGGGCCATGGCCGCCGCCTGCACCAGCTCCGCGGGGCCCATCCGCAGGGCTGACCGTCCCGCCGACATTCCCGCCACCGCGATCTCCTCACTGCTGTTCACGTACGGCTGCTCAGCTGCCGTTGGTGGCGCCGGTTCGGGGCGCCGCCGCGGCTTGTTTCCACGTGCTGTTGTTCACACTCTCGACTCACCGTTCATCCTGTCAGATCCGGCGGGTCCTGAACGGCCGTGTCGGCGGCCCGACGGGCCGCGTTCACGTACCGGTGGGTCAGTGGAGGCTCAGTGGCCACACGCCCACGCCGCCGAGGCGGTCGCGGACTCGGCGCTGGCCCGCAGCGAGCGCACGGCCTCGGCCGGGTCGGCCGCCCCGTAGACGGCGGAACCGGCCACGAAGACGTCGGCGCCGGCCTCGGCGCACCGCTCGATGGTGGCGGCGGAGACGCCGCCGTCGACCTGGAGCCACAGCTCCAGACCGTGCTTGGAGATCAGCTCACGGGTGCGGCGGATCTTCGGCAGCATGATGTCGAGGAAGGCCTGGCCGCCGAAGCCGGGCTCGACCGTCATGATCAGGAGCATGTCGAGCTCCGGCAGCAGGTCCTCGAACGGCTCGATCGGGGTGGCCGGCTTGAGCGCCATCGACGCCCGGGCGCCCTTGGCGCGGATCTCCCGGGCGAGGCGCACCGGCGCGGCCGCCGCCTCCACGTGGAAGGTGACGGAGCCGGCGCCGGCCTCGACGTACTGCGGCGCCCAGCGGTCCGGGTCCTCGATCATGAGGTGGCAGTCGAGCGGGGTGTCCGTGGCCCGGCTCAGCGACTCGACGATCGGCACGCCCAGCGTCAGATTGGGCACGAAGTGGTTGTCCATCACGTCGACGTGCAGCCAGTCGGCCCCGTCGACCGCCTTCGCCTCATCGGCGAGCCGGGCGAAGTCCGCGGACAGGATGCTGGGATTGATCTGCGCCATGTGCCAAGCCTGCCATGTTCTTGAGGACTTCTTTGCCGCGAAGCGGTGCGGATTGCGCGGGGGCCGCTTCACACCGGGGACGTAATGGTACAGACCAGTGGATTCCGCCGACAGTGACCGGCGGATCCGACTGTCACACGGCCGCGGAATCCGGACCGTCCGAACCGTCCGGACCGCCGTCGAGGGGGGTCGTCACCGCGACCCGCACCGCGCCGGTGTCCGAGACCACCACCTGCGCGACGGTGTGCTCCCCGGGGTGGCCGGCGACGACGCCCGGGGCGCCCTCGGCCGTCGGCATGACGCGGACCCGCCATCCCGCGCCGACGAAGTACGCCTGCGCGCGGGCCACCGCCCGGGCCCGCTCCTGCTCCGGCAGCGGCGGGGTCGACCAGGTGTGGTGGACCGCCTCGGCCCCGGACGCGTCCCGGACCCGGCCGATGCCCTCCCCGGGCTGGGTGGGCGCCGCGCCCACGCCCAGCGCGTCGTAGATCCGGCTGGAGTGGCCGAGCGCTCGGCGCCCGGCGGGGTCGTCGGCCGCCGGCGACTCGAAGGCGGCGGGGTCGGCCGGGGCGGCCGAGGACTTGCCGGGCGGGAGGAAGCAGGGCGAGGTCACCTTGAGCGAGGCCACCCCCTCGCCCTTGGCGCGGTCCAGGACGCCGGTCACCGCGTCCATCCAGAAGTCGTCGGTCTTCGTCCGCATGTAGACCGTCGGAAAGGCACTGGACCAGTCGACCTCGCCCGAGGTGTTGTACGCGTAGCCCTGCTTCAGCCATGCGTCCCGCGCCTGCCGTACCAGGTTCTGCGCCTGGGCCCCGGGCACCCCGGTCAGCTTATAGATGAGGGTGACCTGCACCCGGTCGTCCGGGCCGTGGTCGTCCCTTGCGATGCAGGCGCCGACGGGCGCGCCGCCCATGCGCTCCAGGGTCGGCCGGGGCGACATGCCGTCGACCGCCTGCCCGATGATCTCCTCTGCCCGGTCGATCGCCTGCTGCTCGTTCATCACTACCTGCTTCGGTGCGTTTCCGCCGGTCTTCGGTCCGTCCTCCTGCGCCCCGCACGCGGTCACCATGAGCGTCATGGCCAGCAGAGCGGCGGCAGGGATCACCTTGCGCGGTTTCACAGTCGTCCTCCGGTCACGATCTTGCCCATGGTGCCGAGGGGCTTCTCGTCCCAGTACTGGGAGTGCGCGGGCATCATTTCCCAGTCCGTGCCCGGCAGCTTCCCGTCGGGGACCTCGAAGACCTGGCCCCCGAAGTCCTCGGAGGTCGGGTCGGTGCCGTGCACGATCGCGTCGCCGTCGAAGAAGGTGTCCCAGTACGCCTTCGGGCTGAGGTAGTCCTTGGCGAACGGCGGGGCGACGTTGATGAGGTCGTTCTGCGCCGTGGCCGCGAAGACATGGTCCGGCGGGATGTTCAGGTCCTTGGCGTGGTCCACTCCGACGCCCGGACTGCCCACCATGATCGCGTTGTCGACCGGCAGGTCGATGTGCATCTCCATCGTCTCGCCCACCACCAGGGAGCCGTAGCTGTGGCCCATGAGGGTCTGGTTCACGCCGTTCGGGCGGTGGTTGGACTCCTCGAGCCCCTGGATGAAGTTGCCGAGCGGCTCCTTGGCGTTGTCGGCCCACTTGGTCTCGGTGGCGTCGGTCATGATGCCCTGTGGGGCGTCGTAGCCGAGCCACACGATCGAGGCCGTCGAGTGGGCGGCGTCCTGGCGCTCCGCCTCCGCCTGGAGCGCCACCGCCCGGTCCATGTCACCGCCGATCGACTCCAGCTTGGCGAACGTCCCGGGCACGTACGTCACCACGTTGTCGGCGGTGTCCGGGTTGCCGATGGAGACGATCGCGCGGCCCATGTTGTCGCCGTCGAACCCGAGCAGATAGGGGCGGTTGCTCTCGCTCGTGAAGCTGTTGAAGCGGGACTGGATGGCGTCCATGCCCTTGTAGCCGTTCTCCAGCTTCTTCCGCTTCTCCTCCCACTCCTTCCACTCGTCCGTCGGGACCATCGCGCCCTTGACCTCGCGCCCGGTGACGGGGCTGATGTACGGCTTGTAGTGCTCCGGCTCCTTCTTGAGCCAGGCGTCGTACTCGATCTGCTTGGCGGCGCGCTGTTCGGCGAGCACGGTGCGGTTGGCGTCGTCGCGCACGTCCGAGGGGAGGCCGTCGAGCGCGCCGATGCTCGCGGGGTGCATGGATATGTAGGCCTCGCGCTGCTCGTCCGTGAGGCCCTTCCACCAGTTGGCGTTGTCCTGGGGCCAGTCGTTCTTGGGCGGCGGCTTGATCGCGTCGAGGTAGGCGTCGGCGGCCTCCCTCACGCCGCCCGTGTCCGCCGTGACGTCCGTCCAGTCCCGGTCGCTGACGGTCAGGTCGTCATCGGCCTTGAGGGCCCGTATCTTCGGCTCCCACTTCGTGTCGGCGTCCGTGGCCTCCTTGAGCGCGTCGGCTATCCGGTCCGCGTACCCGATGGCCTTGCCGTAGTGCGGGTTCGGGTGGATGTTCGCCGCCTGGCGGTCCAGGGCGTCGGAGGTGGCGTTGCCGCCGGGGGTGCCGGTCACCGTGCCGCCCTCGGTGTCCTTTTCCGCCCCCGGCTTGCGGCCGGCCGGATAGCTCACCGAGCCGTTCTCCGTCACCGTGCAGCCGTCCGCCCGGGCGTCCTCGACCGCCGCTTCGAGCTTGCGCTTGGCGGCCGCGAAGTCGTAGGCGAACCCGTTGAGGGCCGTGCTGATCACATGGCACTCGGTGAGGGTGTAGTGGAAGTTCTTCGCCAGGGCCTGGAGTTGCTTCTGCGACGCCTTCGCCGACTCGCCCGACAGCGACTTGCGCATGCCGGTGGCGACGGTGTTCTCGATGTGGCTCTTGGCCGCCTGGGCCGCGTTGCCGAGGGCGCGGTACCCGTCGGCGGCGCCCTCGAACTCGGTGGGCTTGAAGGCCTTGAGGGTGGCGTAGTCCATCGGCTCCGTCACCGGCCCTTCGACTGGCCGCCGACGGCGTCCGTGTCCGCGTACTGCTTGTTCAGCCGGTCCATCTCGTCCTTGACCGCGTCGTCGGTCGTCAGCACGTCGCGGCCGACCTGCTGCAGGATCCCCTGGAGCGAGCCGCACCGCTTGCTGACGTTCTCGGCGTACTTCTTCCAGGAGTCGTAGACGTCCTTCTGCGCGGCCGCGGTCAGACAGCCCGTGGTCCCGCCGAGCCCGGCCTGGCCGTCCTCCAGCTTGGTCAGCGCGGTGCCGATGGTCCCGCGCAGGGAACCGACCCCTTCACCGGCCGTGTTCCACGCCTTCTGGCTGGACTTCAGGCCGCCGGTCACCTGGCTCGGCCCGGCGTCCGGCTCGACCGGAACATGGTTGAGCTGCATGGCCGCCGGCTGCTGCCCGGCCGCCCCGGCCTTGATCTGTTCCCACTCGTCCCACGCCAC from Streptomyces fradiae includes:
- a CDS encoding GNAT family N-acetyltransferase translates to MDRTEITPCRAEDLPLLGRHLPTPGAPTRHADRFARQEAGHGTYLIAWHGGLPAGNGQIRWDGCAAPEVQAVLAGCPELNGLDVREDLRGQGIGTALIRAAEELARERGRTHLGLGVGDDNPRAAALYARLGYGPVTAYTDRYAYTDEAGLRHDCADPCTFLVRRLA
- a CDS encoding ribonuclease domain-containing protein, coding for MITRCARIGLSVLAGLALLLAGLTGCSGGAAGPGAGAPSRTTAVAPATRPTASSGLPVVPESELPAEARRTLALIRSGGPFPYAKDGAVFSNFERVLPRRERGYYHEYTVKTPGERDRGARRIVTGRQGETYYTDDHYQSFREVATDEDR
- a CDS encoding GuaB1 family IMP dehydrogenase-related protein gives rise to the protein MRFLNDVKPPYDLTYDDVFMVPSRSAVGSRQAVDLSAPDGTGTTIPLVVANMTAIAGRRMAETVARRGGLVVIPQDIPIEVVTDVIGWVKSRHLVLDTPIVLEPHQTVADALALLPKRAHDAGVVVDDERRPIGVVTDADLSGVDRFTQLSEVMSRDLLLLDAAIEPREAFTVLDNANRRYAPAVDEDGKLVGILTRKGALRATLYSPAVDKNGGLRIAAAVGINGDVAGKAKQLLDAGVDTLVIDTAHGHQESMISAIRTVRALDPQVPIVAGNIVAAEGVKDLIEAGADIIKVGVGPGAMCTTRMMTGVGRPQFSAVMECAAEAKKYGKHVWADGGVRHPRDVAMALAAGASNVMIGSWFAGTYESPGDLQHDAQGRAYKESFGMASARAVKNRTSDESSYDRARKALFEEGISTSRMFLDPQRPGVEDLIDSIIAGVRSSCTYAGASNLAEFEERAVVGIQSAAGYAEGKPLHASWS
- a CDS encoding Lrp/AsnC family transcriptional regulator, whose amino-acid sequence is MRLNDLDERIVHALAEDARRSYADIGSLVGLSAPAVKRRVDRLRAEGAITGFTVRVDPAALGWETEGFVEIYCRHNTSPEDIRRGLERYPEVVSASTVTGDADAVVQVFASDMRHFERVLERIAGEPFVERTKSVLVLSPLLRRFSSGSPA
- a CDS encoding amino acid permease, whose translation is MLDHGAAPPVEDTTVPTARKTSGLSALTRLKPVESLVAEGGQGEGGTLRRTLGMWQLTMISIGATLGTGIFVVLGSAVPKAGPAVTLSFVIAGLTALFSALSYAELAGSIPVAGSSYSYAYATMGELVAWVCGWCLVLEYGVSVAAVAVGWGEYLNELLDGTIGVTIPDVLSSAPGEGGIINLPGLIVVLLAMVFLLGGARESAVVNTIMVVVKIAALALFCAIGFVGFKSGNYKDFMPLGVAGVGAASASLFFSYIGFDAASTAGEEAKNPKRDLPRAIMLSLLIVTVLYVLVAAVAVGAWHWKDFEGSEATLAAIMNDVTGQTFWGTLLAAGAVISIASVVLTVLYGQTRVLFAMSRDGLVPKVFGKVSAKTGTPRVNTVIVSLFCAALASVIPLGKLVDATSIGTLFAFGLVNIAVIVLRYTRPDMPRTFKVMLGPVFPVLGFIFCAYNMFSLDTVTWVVFGCWMAAGLVFYFLYGIRRSRLATAPALAEAPAEK
- a CDS encoding sugar-binding transcriptional regulator, with the translated sequence MNSSEEIAVAGMSAGRSALRMGPAELVQAAAMARRFYLEGKSKIQIAEEFGVSRFKVARVLETALERDLVRIEIRVPAELDAERSDALRARYGLRHAVVVESPAEGEDESPDPENLGEVAADLLGELVTEGDVLGLAWGRSTIHMAAALDRLPPCTVVQLTGVYDAGTAERGSVEAVRRAAQVSGGEAHPIYAPMLLPDAATANALRSQTGIARAFEYFDKVTVACVSIGSWEPGISTVHDMLSDAERAHYASLGVAAEMSAHLFDAEGRRVGRDLGERCITVEADRLRRIPEVVAIAGGQRKAAAIGAVLRSGLVTSLVTDRSAADFLLSEFTPGPRPALDRADPDGR
- the rpe gene encoding ribulose-phosphate 3-epimerase; translation: MAQINPSILSADFARLADEAKAVDGADWLHVDVMDNHFVPNLTLGVPIVESLSRATDTPLDCHLMIEDPDRWAPQYVEAGAGSVTFHVEAAAAPVRLAREIRAKGARASMALKPATPIEPFEDLLPELDMLLIMTVEPGFGGQAFLDIMLPKIRRTRELISKHGLELWLQVDGGVSAATIERCAEAGADVFVAGSAVYGAADPAEAVRSLRASAESATASAAWACGH
- a CDS encoding barstar family protein: MRIDDAVVLDLHGVADKTAFMNRCVRALPLPVWFGRNWDALADCLADMRAPMAIVVTHWQAYAEAEPEEWSTAQEVFSAAARASSAGLAVLLSLGGDLAHLEDRPSSPTQDSDD
- a CDS encoding alpha/beta hydrolase, which translates into the protein MTEPMDYATLKAFKPTEFEGAADGYRALGNAAQAAKSHIENTVATGMRKSLSGESAKASQKQLQALAKNFHYTLTECHVISTALNGFAYDFAAAKRKLEAAVEDARADGCTVTENGSVSYPAGRKPGAEKDTEGGTVTGTPGGNATSDALDRQAANIHPNPHYGKAIGYADRIADALKEATDADTKWEPKIRALKADDDLTVSDRDWTDVTADTGGVREAADAYLDAIKPPPKNDWPQDNANWWKGLTDEQREAYISMHPASIGALDGLPSDVRDDANRTVLAEQRAAKQIEYDAWLKKEPEHYKPYISPVTGREVKGAMVPTDEWKEWEEKRKKLENGYKGMDAIQSRFNSFTSESNRPYLLGFDGDNMGRAIVSIGNPDTADNVVTYVPGTFAKLESIGGDMDRAVALQAEAERQDAAHSTASIVWLGYDAPQGIMTDATETKWADNAKEPLGNFIQGLEESNHRPNGVNQTLMGHSYGSLVVGETMEMHIDLPVDNAIMVGSPGVGVDHAKDLNIPPDHVFAATAQNDLINVAPPFAKDYLSPKAYWDTFFDGDAIVHGTDPTSEDFGGQVFEVPDGKLPGTDWEMMPAHSQYWDEKPLGTMGKIVTGGRL
- a CDS encoding GDSL-type esterase/lipase family protein, giving the protein MSWLDPAPFLRGTAWRDGDRPVRADPADLERLPRDIAQRAALPIGVRLEFTAAPGTRAVLLRYRAALPAPGDALRALRHGFALWQGARCLAEVFAEPAEEGTVRIRLPPGGGEFTVHLPEGQAPVVCALRAAGGGLAPAPRRPRWLVHGDSITEGWWSTRPAHSWPAAAGRLLGLDPVNLGYAGGARGELPLAEHLARLPGDLITLAFGTNCWAAVPCSAPLLYETTRAFVALVRRGHPDTPLLLLSPVLRPAAEHTGNALGATLTELRAAMEAAVRDLAAAGDGQLALLPGGPLLGPEDLADGLHPNDRGHARIAAAVAGALREAGFAGRPAPVRRGA